The sequence below is a genomic window from Salicibibacter cibarius.
CTCGCTGATTGCCGGCACGAGCGAGACCGATAAACTTTGCGTAATAAAAGAAGGCAGAAAAAGCAGAGGGACGACAAATCCGACCAATTCCCCGTATTGGCTCGTAGCTGTAACGGTTGCCACTCCGGCAATCGCCAAACTTTGGGCAACGAGGATCGGTTCCAAAAATTGGGAAATTGATCCGACGAGCCTGCTTCCGGTTGTGGGAAGGGCGATCGTCATTAAGTCTTTTAATGTGTTCTTTCCCCCTTCCAAAGCGGAAAGGAAGTTTCTGCGGATTTGCATCGTTTTTTTATTCTTAAACACATATATCACGTAGAGCAAAGAGGCCAGCTCACCGGCAACAACCGATATCATCGCGCCTGCGGCGGCGTACTCTACCCCCAATGGCAAAAAGATGCTCGTACAAAAGGCGACGAGGGCGATGCGGATGACTTGCTCGATCACTTGGGAAAAAGCGATCGGGCGCATGTTTTGCATTCCTTGAAAGTAGCCCCTTAATACAGCGGAGAGGGCAACAATCGGGACGATCGGGATAATGGCAAGCAGCGGATAAAGCGCGCGGGTATCCGTTAACAGAATACTCGCCAGTAATGGCGCGAGCGCGAGCATGGCGGTCGTTAAAACAGCACTTAATGTGCCGGTAACAATAAGGGAAATAACGAGTATTCTTTTTTTCCGTTCGTGTTCGCCGTGCGCTTCGGCTTCCGCAATTAATTTGGAAATGGCAACCGGGAGGCCGAGCTGGGTGAGCGTAATAATAAGCAAAAGACTGGGGACGGCCATCATATAGAGCCCCATGCCCTCTGAGCCCATCACCCGGGCCATGACAATTTTATTGATAAACCCGAGGATACGGGTGATTAAACCTGCGATAATAAGAATGAAAGCACCTGCGAAAAACGTTTGCCTTGTCATATTCGTGCCCCTTCCTCATGGCTGGCGAAATCCCGGGGATTGTCCGCCACTACATATCTATGCAAAGAGAAGGGCCAAGCATGACAAGCAATGGGATAAAGTGAAACTTCCATCAGAGGGTGGGTTTCCCTCTGATGGTTAGTTGAACGAATCGGGGTGTTAGTCGCCCGTTAACTGCCGCTTACGGGGTTGAAACGGGAGTTTTACGGGCGCTTACCACCGGGAAAAGCGAGGGGAAACCATGGCAAATGTCCAACAGTTTGAAGTATGGAAAACGGATGTAAGGCCAATACTTGAATTAAAAAAGGATGAATTTCACCTTCTCGGCCATGACAAAGCTTCAGAAGAAGATGTCTGGAGGTTGGGGATTGAGAAACTACGTAAAGAATCGGAATATACGCCTTTTTATCGATTTGTAAACGTCTTGATGCGTTTGACCGTCACGGATTACATGAATGAGAAGACGATCAATGCCTATAAAGGGACGGAAGGTTGGACGAAAGATACTGATGACGAGCTGGAAGGGGTCCTCGACGAGGTTCTCGGCAACGAATAACTACCCGCTCCCGTTAGGGAGCTTTCCATCGTTGCGACTGGCGCGGCGATTGAGGAGGGACAATGTATGGGAAAAAAATGGGGAAGAATCGGGGCATTTTTCGCCATTGTCATCGCGATCGGCATATTAATCTCGCAGACGGCATTTGATGTCGCCCGCAATACAAATCTCGGCCTTGATTTGCAAGGGGGATTTGAAGTTTTGTACGAACTCCAACCGGATGGGGAACGAGAATTAACCGAGGAAGACATCCAGGCAACCGCTTCGGCATTGAACGAACGGGTGGACGTGCTGGGCGTTTCGGAACCTTCCATTACCGTTGAAGGAGACGATCGCATACGTGTGCAGCTTCCGGGGATCGAAGACCAGGAAGAGGCCCGTGAGCTTTTGTCCACAGGAGCGGAACTATCCTTTCGCGATGTCGATGATGAGTTAATGCTAACCGGGGAAGATCTACAGCAGGGTGGGGCGAGCACCGGGTTTGATGAAGCAAATCAACCGATTGTGCAAGTGACGTTGGAAGACGGTGAATTGTTTGGAGAAATTACCACTGAATTAAGCCAACGGCCGGAACCGGAAAATTTACTCGTTATTTGGCTCGACTATGACGAAGATGAACACTCTTTCTATGAAGAAGCTAATGAGCCGGATCCGGCCTTCATTTCGGCGCCTAGGGTAAGCGAACCGCTTCCTACGGACACGGTTTCCATTGAAGGCATGGAGTCCCTTGAGGAAGCTGAATTTTTGGCGGAGATGCTTAATGCCGGTTCGCTGCCTGTTCAAATCGAGGAAATATACTCCAACACGGTCGGGGCATCCCTAGGGGAACAAGCATTGGAGCAAACATTGTTTGCAGGAATGGTCGGTGTGGCCCTCATTCTTTTGTACATGATGGCTTATTACCGTTTTATGGGCGTGATCGCGTCGCTCACACTGATGGTCTATATTTATCTGGTGATGATTCTCTTTAACTCTATTCAAGGCGTACTGACATTACCGGGTATTGCCGCTTTAATTCTCGGGGTCGGAATGGCGGTGGATGCCAATATTTTAACATATGAGCGCATTAAAGAAGAGTTAAAAGATGGAAGGTCCATGAGATCCGCGTTTAAATTGGGAAGCAGGCGTGCCCTCGGAACCATCATCGATGCCAATATAACAACGATCATCGCTGCTGCCGTTTTGTTTTATTTCGGCACGAGCGCGGTACAAGGATTTGCCGTCATGCTCATCGTCAGCATTTTGACAAGTTTTATTACCGCGGTATATGGCACACGGCTCTTGCTGGGGCTATGGATTAACAGTCGAACGTTAAATCGAAAATATTGGCTGTTTGGCGTAAAGGAGCGTGATGTTCGCCGTGGACTTTAATTTGGCCGATAAAAATGTCGATTTGATTAAACACCGAAAAACGTATTTTCTTTTTACGATTGCGATCGTGCTTGCCGGGGCTATTTTGCTGTCAACACTCGGCCTTAATTTAGGCATCGATTTTGAAAGCGGCACGCGCGTCGATCTCGTATCAGAAGAGCCGTTAACGGAAGAGGAAATCGAAAATGAGATCGCCGCTGTCGGATTGACAGCGGACGATATTACGCTTGCCGGAGAAAACAATGAACAAGCTTCCGTCCAATTTATCGGCGACCTTGATCAAGAGGAAGCACTCGAATTACAAGGACACTTTGAAGAAGCATTCGGACATGAACCGAATATGAGCACCGTTTCCCCCCAAATTGGACGAGAACTCGCCATTAATGCGCTGATTGCTACTGGATTGGCTTCGCTCGGAATCGTTATTTACGTCGCGATCCGTTTTGAATTTTTATATGGACTTGCGGCGATCACCGCGCTCCTTTATGATGCATTTTTCGTCGTTTCCGCTTTCAGTTTGTTGCAGTTGGAAATTAATATCCCTTTTATTGCAGCGGTGCTCACCGTGATCGGTTACTCGATTAATGATACGATTGTAACCTTCGACCGTATAAGGGAAAACGTTCGGAAGGAAGAGCAGGAAAAGGATATCGAGGATTTTGACCACTTGGCCGGAATTGTAAACAAAAGTTTATTGCAAACGCTCACCCGTTCGATTAACACAGTTTTAACGGTGTTGTTTGCCGCGGTGGCCATCTGGCTCTTGGGGAGTGAGGCGATCACTTCATTTGCCTTCGCAATTGTGATCGGACTCGTTGCCGGTACGTACTCCTCTCTTTTTCTGGCCGCACAACTGTGGCTCGTATGGAAAAATAAACATATGCAAAAACAAAGGGAGAAACCGGCAAAGGAAATGGAAGGAAGCGAGTCTTAAAAGAGCATGGATCCAGACAGGTCGTGATTATGATGGCAGACTTTGATGAGATACGATATAGACGAGTAAAACATGCCGCTTGGATAGGCATCATTATTAATATTGGCCTTGCCATCGTCAAGGGCATCTTCGGTGTGTTGGCTAACAGTCGGGCATTGATCGCCGATGCTGCCCACTCGGCCGCTGATGTCGTCACATCTTTTGCCGTTTTGATCGGCATTCGGGCTGCGGAACTCCCGCCTGACGAAGATCATCCTTATGGGCACGGGAAAGCGGAGTCCATTACCGCCATCATTGTGAGTGTGCTATTGTTCCTCGTCGGTTTGGAAATTGCCCTGAGCACGCTTGGGGAAATGAGAGGGGGGAGCGAGGCTCCGGGGACCATCGCCCTATATGTCATCATTGTCTCTATCATCATCAAAGAAGCGTTGTTTCGTGTCAAAGTGCGCATTGGCAAAAAGTATAACAGTGAAGCGATTATTACCGATGCCTGGCATCACCGTTCGGACGCCATTTCATCGATCGCTGCCCTTGCCGGGGTAGGCGCTTCCATTCTCGGTTCAAATTTAGATATTTACTGGCTTCTATACGGGGATTTGGTCGCGGGAGTGTTCGTTGCCGGCCTTGTCATGATCATGGCTTGGAAATTGGGCAGAGAAGCCATTCATAACGCTCTCGATCATGTTTGGCATGATGAAGATACGGCAGATTTGAAACACAAGGTGCTCGGGATTGACGGGGTACTCGGAATTGATGAGTTTCACGCTCGTCAGCATGGACATTATGTGATCATTGATATTAAAATAGCCGTAGATCCGGAAATTAGCGTCCGTGCCGGTCATGACATCGCTACGGATGTAAAGGGTTTATTAATGGAAGAAGAGAATGTACGAAATGTACTTGTTCATGTGAACCCTTACGAGGACTAATAATGGGGAGGGAAAAAGAAATGAGAGGGCAGTGGACACTCATCATGGGGCTGATTGCCGCATTGTTGATTTCGATCTTTGCAGTGATCAATGTAGAAAGTGTAACGGTCAACTTTCTTTTCGGAACAACGCAAATTCCTTTAATTCTTATCATCCTCGGTTCTGTACTCATGGGAGGGCTAGCCGTTGGCGGCGTAGGGATGCTGAAAGTGTATCGCCTGCAACAAGAAGTACGGCGTTTAAAAAGGGACAACGCGGAAGGCCGTCAGGCAAACGAACATCCGGAACCGGAACAAGATAGCAAGAATAGGGATAAGCGTAGTCCCAAAGAGTGATTGTGTTCTACCGCCGGTTCTGTATAATAGAGAACGGTAAGGGGAGGAGTACTGGATAGAAATGTTAGACGCAAAAACGAGGTGGAAGGTTCGGCCATTGGACACACGGGCCAAGGCACTGGCAGGTGCACTTCGCGTCTCTGAACGTACCGCTCATCTTCTGTGCCGTCGGGGGATGGAGCACGTAGAGGATGCGCATGTTTTTTTACATACAGATGAATCGATTCTTCATGATCCTTTTGCATTGGCGGGCATGGAGGATGCTGTCAGCCGTATCAAACGCGCGGTGAATGATGACGAAAAAATCGTCGTTTTCGGGGACTATGATGTGGACGGGGTATCCAGCACGGCGCTTATGTGTGAAACACTTGAAAAAATGGGCGCAAGCTATGATTGGTACGTGCCCAATCGCTTTACCGAAGGGTATGGTCCCAATAGCGCAGCATTTCAAAAATTACAGGATGAGGGCTGTACGCTCGTGATCACGGTCGATACGGGAATTGCGGCTGCGGAAACGATCAACGCCGCCCAGAAAAACGGTCTGGATGTCATTGTTACGGACCATCACGAGGCGCCTCCGGAACTCCCCGACGCATTAGCGATTATTAATCCGAAACAAATGGATTGTCCGTATCCTTTCAAGGAACTGGCAGGCGTCGGCGTCGTGAGCAAACTTGCCCATGCTTTGCTCGATGTTTTTCCCGAGGATGGACTTGATCTTATCGCGCTAGGGACGATTAGCGATCTCGTTGAACTCGTGGATGAAAACCGTTTCTTCGCCAAAGCCGGATTACCGAAATTAGATAAGCTCAACCGTTCGGGTTTACAAGCATTAAAAGAAATATCCGGGATCAAAGGCCCTCCTTTTTCGGAAGAAACGGTAGGTTTTGGGTTTGGGCCGCGACTCAATGCCGCCGGACGAATGGATTCGGCGGCCCCGGCGGTACAATTGCTGTTAACTTCCGATCCTGGCGAGGCACAGTCCTTGGCAGAAGTGATTGACGGATACAACCGTGAACGGCAACAAACGGTGGAAAAAATCACGGAGGAAGCACTCGCCCAATTGCAGGCAAAGGGAGAAGATCTCCCTGCAATCGTTGTGGCCGGGAAAGGCTGGAACTCCGGGGTGACCGGGATCGTTGCCTCGAGACTTGTTGAAAAGTATTATCGGCCGACGATTGTGATCGCCCTTGACGATGAAGGAAGCGGCAAAGGATCCGCCCGCAGCATTGAAGGGTTTGATCTCTATCAGTCACTTTCCAAACATGTCCATCTTTTCAGCCGTTTTGGCGGACACCGGATGGCGGCGGGATTATCCATCGATGAAGATAAGATTCCCGACCTTCGGGCGACCCTTGAAAAAGAAGTGAATGGTACATTGCCTCCGGAAAGCTTCGTGCCAACGACCGATATTGAATTAACGCTTTCCGTCGAGGAAGTCACGACAGAGCTGATTCGGGAAATCGAAGAACTGGCGCCATTTGGCGTTGGAAACCCCAAACCGTTGGTGCAGATCGAGAATATTCCGATTCAACAAAAACGAAAAATCGGAAGCATGCAAAATCACTTAAAGATGTCGGTAGGGGATGCGGGCCCCCTCGATTGTGTCGGCTTCCGCTTAGGCCACCTTCATGATCGGATTCAGAACGACGCAAATATCCATTTGGCCGGTGAATTGTCCGTGAATGAATGGAAAGGGAATGAAAAGCCACAAATCATTCTTCGAGACGTCGCTGTCAAAGAGCGACAAGTTTTCGATGTTCGCGGAGGGAAAGATTTACAATCGCTTACTAGCATATCTGACGGGCTTACTATTATTATTTTTCAGAAAGACCATGCAAAAGACGCGCGTGAGCAAGGCTTTTCATCGACCAACTTTTTATTTCCCGATGAAGAAAGCTTAACAGTGCCAACGGATATCTTATTTCTGGATCTACCGGAACACTTATCCGACTTAACGCGATTTCTAAATGAAAACGAATCGTTCATTCGTTCGATCTACACAGGATTTATGGAAAAGGGTCAGGCTTTTTTTACAGCAAAACCAACACGCGAGGCTTTTAAATGGTTGTATGTTTATGTGAAAAAATACGCCCCTCTTCATCTCCGGGAACACGAGCCGGTCATTGCAAAGTACCAAGGCTGGTCAACAGATACGATTCACTTTATGCTGCAAGTGTTTACGGAACTTGAATTCGTGACACTGAGCGGAGGAAAACTGGTTGTAAACGAACATCCGTTAAAACAAGATTTACAAGCATCGTCGACGTATCGGTCCTATGAAGAAAAACGGGAAATTGAAGAAACGCTGAAGTATTCCACCTATCAAGCGTTAAAAGCTTTTTTATTTGCCTGCATGCCAGATGAAAAGAAACAAACAGAGGTGCTGACCGATGGATTATAAAAAACATATTGAAATCATCAATGATTATCCGGTAAAAGGCGTTCAATTTAAAGATATCACGCCCCTCATGCAAAATGGGGAGGTTTATCAAAAAGCCATCGATGAAATGGCGGAATATGTAAAATCAAAAGATGTCGACGTCATTGCAGCGCCGGAAGCACGAGGGTTTGTTGTTGGTTGTCCGATCGCGTATACATTGAACAAAAGTTTTGTGCCTGTACGGAAATCGGGGAAACTGCCGCGAATGGTCGTCGAGACGAATTACGGCCTTGAATACGGGAAAGCAAGCCTTGCCATTCATAAAGATGCCATTAACCCGGGGGATCGGGTGCTGATTACCGACGACCTTCTCGCGACCGGCGGTACGATCGACGCTACGATTCAGCTCGTGGAAGAGCTCGGCGGAGAAGTCGTCGGCTGTGCGTTTCTTATTGAGCTTGCTTATTTGGAGCACGGAGAGAAGTTGAAAAACTATGATGTTTATTCGCTCATGACGTATGAGTAGAGAAAGCTTTTTCGGAGGACCTTTCATGGTGCTCTTTATTTGCGACTTTACAGGTCGTGATTTTTTCTAGATAATAGATGAAAGAGAGATTGCGTGCAGGTTGAAGGTGATTTTATGACGAAAGAACAAGTAATGGAGAAGATGGGCGAATATCTATCCGAAGAACAAGTGGATTTTATTGAACGGGCCTATCTTTATGCTGAAAAATATCACGACGGCCAATACCGCAAGTCAGGGGAGCCGTATATCCGGCATCCTGTTCAGGTCGCGGGAATATTGGTTGATCTTCAATTAGAGCCTGCAACCATTGCCGGTGCTTTTTTGCATGATGTGGTCGAGGATACGGAAGTGACCGTTGAAGATCTCACCGAATTGTTCGGGGAAGAAGTTGCCATGCTCGTGGATGGCGTGACGAAATTAAAAAAGATCAAATATAAATCGAAAGCGGAACAGCAAGCGGAAAATCACCGCAAAATGGTCGTTGCCATGGCCCGTGACATTCGCGTGATTATGATAAAACTGGCTGATCGCCTTCACAATCTACGAACACTCAAATATTTGCCCCCTGAAAAGCAGCGGCGTATCGCGAAAGAAACCCTTGAAATCTTTGCCCCTCTTGCCCACAGGCTCGGAATTTCCACCATAAAATGGGAAATGGAAGACATCGCCCTCCGTTATTTGGATCCGCAACAATACTATCGGATCGTCAATCTAATGAAACAAAAACGCGCGGAGCGAGAGCAATACATCGAAAAAGTGATGGATGATATTCGGGAAAGTGTCAAAGAATTAAATGTGGAAGCGGACATATCCGGACGTCCGAAGCATATTTACAGCATTTATCGCAAAATGACGATCCAGAAAAAACAATTCAATGAAATCTATGATTTGCTCGCGGTGCGTATTATCGTCCGGAACATCAAAGATTGCTATGGGGTGCTCGGCATTATTCATACGCGTTGGAAACCAATGCCGGGCAGGTTTAAAGACTATATCGCCATGCCGAAAGCCAACATGTATCAATCGTTGCACACGACGGTAATCGGGCCCAAAGGGGAGCCGTTGGAAGTGCAGATCCGCTCCGAAGAAATGCATCGCATAGCGGAATATGGGGTGGCGGCCCATTGGGCATACAAGGAAGAAGAATCCATTAACCAAAAATCGCTCGATAAACTCGGGTGGTTCCGGGAAATTTTGGAGTGGCAAAAAGATACGTCCAACGCGCAAGAATTTATGGAATCCCTGAAAATTGATTTATTTTCCGATATGGTTTTCGTTTTTACCCCAAAAGGGGATGTCATTGAATTGCCGAGAGGATCGGTGCCGATTGATTTTTCCTACCGCATTCATACGGAGATTGGGAACAAAACGATTGGCGCCAAAGTGAACGGAAAGATGGTCCCCCTTGATTATCAACTGAAAACCGGCGACATCGTTGATGTTATGACTTCCAAACATTCATATGGTCCGTCTCAAGATTGGTTAAAGCTGACACAAAGCTCCCATGCCAAAAACAAAATTAAGCAATACTTTAAAAAAGAGCGTCGGGAAGAAAATGAACAAAAAGGCCGCGAGGCGATTGAAAAGGAATTGCGCGCCCAGGGTCTCACTCCGAAAGAGGTTTTAACCGAAAACAATATTCAGGAAACCGTGGCGAAGTTCAGTTTTTCAGGGCAAGCAGATATGTTCGCGGCCGTCGGCTACAATGGTATATCCGCGAAGCAAATCGTGACGCGGTTGACGGAGAAAATACGCAACCAAACGAAAGAACAAGAGAAAAAGACGGTGACCGAAGCGATCAAAGATATACCTGCGCCGGCGAGAACCCGTCGTTCTAATACCGGTATACGTGTGAAAGGGGCGGATAACCTCTTAATTCGTCTCTCCAAATGCTGCAACCCGGTACCCGGAGACGATATTCGCGGTTTTATCACGAAAGGCCGCGGGGTGTCCGTTCATCGCGCTGATTGCCCGAATGTTGCCGACACAGAGGAAAATCAAACCCGCTTGATCGAGGTAGAATGGGAACCGTCTCTGGAAAAGGTAAAAAGCTTCAACGTCGATATTGAAGTTACCGGCTATGACCGCCGCGGTCTTTTAAATGAAGTGCTGAATGCGATTGCGGAATCAAAAACGAATATTAACGCCGTGAACGGGCGCTCGGATAAAAGCATGGCCGTCATTGATATTACGATCGCTATCAGTAATCTCGACCACTTGCGAAAAGTCGTGGAAAAGATCAAGCGGTTGCCCGATATTTATTCCGTACGGCGAGTGATGCATTAATAATATCAGCAAAGGAGAAGCAGGGATTGAAAGCATTAATACAACGGAGCAAAAAAGCGCAGGTGAGCGTTAACGACACAACCATTGGGGCGATCGAGCATGGCTATGTCGTGTTTCTCGGCGTCACCCACGAAGATACGAAACATGATGCCCGCTGGCTCGCCGATAAAATTGCCAACCTTCGCCTTTTCGAAGATACCGAGGGGAAGATGAACCTATCGCTAATTGATATGTCCGGATCAATTTTATCCATTTCCCAATTCACCCTTTACGGAGAAGCCAAAAAAGGAAGGCGCCCAAGTTTTGTGCAAGCAGCGAAGCCGGCGCAAGCGGAAGAGCTCTACGATTACTTTAATGAACAATTAAGGGACATCGGCATTGCCGTTGAAACCGGAGAGTTTGGGGCCACGATGCAGGTGGATTTAAACAATGATGGTCCGGTGACCCTTATGTTAGAGTCTTCGTAGGTTGTCAATAGGGAGCTTCTTGAGGACAAAACTTTTGCATTCTATTTCATGTATGAAATCGCGGAAAAGTTGACATCCTGGATAGAGAAACGTATGATAAACACCAAGAGAATAGCAAGCCGATGATGAAGAAAAGTACGCGGCCCCTTGCAGTCAGAGAGGGAGGGTCATGGCTGTAAGCCCTTCTGTGCAATGTTGCGGAAAGACACTTCGTAGGTTTTTGATCGAACGTGAAGCCATTAATAGATCTAAACGCAGCGCGGGCGTTAACCGCGGAAGCGGAAGTGATTCCCGAAGGGGAGCGCTTCAATGTGGGTGGTACCGCGGGCTTGTGCTCGTCCCTCTGATTCGTTTCAGGGGGATTTTTTTAATGGCAAATGATTCAATAATGAGGAGAGGTTCTATATGACCATTAATATCCAGAGAGGAACCCAGGATGTCTTACCGGATCAAAGCGCCCAGTGGCAATACGTGACAGAAATTGCCAAAGAGATTAGCCGCAAGTACAATTACAAGGAAATCCGCACGCCGATCTTCGAAGCGACAGAACTGTTTCAACGTGGGGTGGGCGACAGCACGGATATTGTGCAAAAGGAGATGTATACGTTTCAAGATCGCAGCGGGCGCTTGATTACGCTGCGACCGGAAGGGACAGCTCCCGTCGTGCGCTCTTACGTGGAAAATAAGCTCCATGGCTTGGCGCAACAACCGTTAAAGCTTTTTTATTTCGGTCCGATGTTTCGCTATGAACGTCCGGAATCGGGTCGGATGCGGGAGTTTTACCAATTTGGCGTGGAAGCGATCGGAAGCGACGATCCCGCGATCGATGCTGAAGTGATCGCGATGGCGATGGATGTGTACCAAGCGTGTGGGTTGGATAATTTGAAACTGGTGATCAATAGCTTGGGTGATAAAGAAAGCCGCGCCTCCCACAAAAATGCGCTGATCGAACACTTTTCCCCGCGTATCGATGAGTTTTGTGAGGACTGCCAGGCTCGCCTTGAACAAAACCCATTGCGAATATTGGATTGCAAGGTGGACCGCGAGCACCCTTTACAGGAAACGGCACCGGCCATTCTTGACTATTTAAATGAAGAGTCAACTCGCTACTTTGAAACCGTGCAACGCCTGCTACGTGATATGGACATCCCATTTGTGGTTGACGCCAATCTCGTAAGGGGACTCGATTATTATACGAACACATCGTTTGAAATTATGCTTGAAGAACCTGAGTTCGGTGCCATCACAACCCTTATGGGCGGCGGTCGTTATGAAGGATTGATCGAAGAATTGGGCGGCCCGCCCGTCTCCGGCATCGGCTTCGCGTTAAGCATTGAGCGATTGTTAATGGCGCTAAATGCTCGCGATGCACTCCCGGATGTTGAAAACGCGCTTGACGTTTATCTTGTAACGGTCGGCGATGTCGCGGCCGAAAAGGGTGCGGGCATATTGAGAGACTTGCGTCGTGAAGGCTTGTCGGCAGACAAGGATTACCTTGGAAAAAAAGTAAAAGCCCAGTTCAAAGCGGCCAATCGTTTGCAAGCTGCTTATACAGTCATCGTGGGTGAAGAAGAATTGGCAGGCGGCATGGTGAAACTTCGCGACATGTCTACAGGCGAAGAAGAAAATATCCCAATGAAAAGGCTCGCGGGACATATTAAGCAG
It includes:
- the spoVB gene encoding stage V sporulation protein B, with product MTRQTFFAGAFILIIAGLITRILGFINKIVMARVMGSEGMGLYMMAVPSLLLIITLTQLGLPVAISKLIAEAEAHGEHERKKRILVISLIVTGTLSAVLTTAMLALAPLLASILLTDTRALYPLLAIIPIVPIVALSAVLRGYFQGMQNMRPIAFSQVIEQVIRIALVAFCTSIFLPLGVEYAAAGAMISVVAGELASLLYVIYVFKNKKTMQIRRNFLSALEGGKNTLKDLMTIALPTTGSRLVGSISQFLEPILVAQSLAIAGVATVTATSQYGELVGFVVPLLFLPSFITQSLSVSLVPAISEAHSKGDHATIQKRLQQTTKIALLSGGISIVILYVFAVPILSLMYEAPQAAVYLKMIAPFCIFLYFQMPLQSVLQALNLAKAAMYNSLIGAGVKMTAIAFLASRPELGIMGAALAICASLMVVTLLHFISVSRAIGFTLKIKDWTGTLLVTILTAGVAVHSFRTFISSDDMLIGTVISLTITVVFYMIGLILFRLLPIKNISRIPIVQSFFR
- a CDS encoding post-transcriptional regulator, whose translation is MANVQQFEVWKTDVRPILELKKDEFHLLGHDKASEEDVWRLGIEKLRKESEYTPFYRFVNVLMRLTVTDYMNEKTINAYKGTEGWTKDTDDELEGVLDEVLGNE
- the secD gene encoding protein translocase subunit SecD, with the translated sequence MGKKWGRIGAFFAIVIAIGILISQTAFDVARNTNLGLDLQGGFEVLYELQPDGERELTEEDIQATASALNERVDVLGVSEPSITVEGDDRIRVQLPGIEDQEEARELLSTGAELSFRDVDDELMLTGEDLQQGGASTGFDEANQPIVQVTLEDGELFGEITTELSQRPEPENLLVIWLDYDEDEHSFYEEANEPDPAFISAPRVSEPLPTDTVSIEGMESLEEAEFLAEMLNAGSLPVQIEEIYSNTVGASLGEQALEQTLFAGMVGVALILLYMMAYYRFMGVIASLTLMVYIYLVMILFNSIQGVLTLPGIAALILGVGMAVDANILTYERIKEELKDGRSMRSAFKLGSRRALGTIIDANITTIIAAAVLFYFGTSAVQGFAVMLIVSILTSFITAVYGTRLLLGLWINSRTLNRKYWLFGVKERDVRRGL
- the secF gene encoding protein translocase subunit SecF; translated protein: MDFNLADKNVDLIKHRKTYFLFTIAIVLAGAILLSTLGLNLGIDFESGTRVDLVSEEPLTEEEIENEIAAVGLTADDITLAGENNEQASVQFIGDLDQEEALELQGHFEEAFGHEPNMSTVSPQIGRELAINALIATGLASLGIVIYVAIRFEFLYGLAAITALLYDAFFVVSAFSLLQLEINIPFIAAVLTVIGYSINDTIVTFDRIRENVRKEEQEKDIEDFDHLAGIVNKSLLQTLTRSINTVLTVLFAAVAIWLLGSEAITSFAFAIVIGLVAGTYSSLFLAAQLWLVWKNKHMQKQREKPAKEMEGSES
- a CDS encoding cation diffusion facilitator family transporter encodes the protein MADFDEIRYRRVKHAAWIGIIINIGLAIVKGIFGVLANSRALIADAAHSAADVVTSFAVLIGIRAAELPPDEDHPYGHGKAESITAIIVSVLLFLVGLEIALSTLGEMRGGSEAPGTIALYVIIVSIIIKEALFRVKVRIGKKYNSEAIITDAWHHRSDAISSIAALAGVGASILGSNLDIYWLLYGDLVAGVFVAGLVMIMAWKLGREAIHNALDHVWHDEDTADLKHKVLGIDGVLGIDEFHARQHGHYVIIDIKIAVDPEISVRAGHDIATDVKGLLMEEENVRNVLVHVNPYED
- a CDS encoding LapA family protein, with the translated sequence MRGQWTLIMGLIAALLISIFAVINVESVTVNFLFGTTQIPLILIILGSVLMGGLAVGGVGMLKVYRLQQEVRRLKRDNAEGRQANEHPEPEQDSKNRDKRSPKE
- the recJ gene encoding single-stranded-DNA-specific exonuclease RecJ — translated: MLDAKTRWKVRPLDTRAKALAGALRVSERTAHLLCRRGMEHVEDAHVFLHTDESILHDPFALAGMEDAVSRIKRAVNDDEKIVVFGDYDVDGVSSTALMCETLEKMGASYDWYVPNRFTEGYGPNSAAFQKLQDEGCTLVITVDTGIAAAETINAAQKNGLDVIVTDHHEAPPELPDALAIINPKQMDCPYPFKELAGVGVVSKLAHALLDVFPEDGLDLIALGTISDLVELVDENRFFAKAGLPKLDKLNRSGLQALKEISGIKGPPFSEETVGFGFGPRLNAAGRMDSAAPAVQLLLTSDPGEAQSLAEVIDGYNRERQQTVEKITEEALAQLQAKGEDLPAIVVAGKGWNSGVTGIVASRLVEKYYRPTIVIALDDEGSGKGSARSIEGFDLYQSLSKHVHLFSRFGGHRMAAGLSIDEDKIPDLRATLEKEVNGTLPPESFVPTTDIELTLSVEEVTTELIREIEELAPFGVGNPKPLVQIENIPIQQKRKIGSMQNHLKMSVGDAGPLDCVGFRLGHLHDRIQNDANIHLAGELSVNEWKGNEKPQIILRDVAVKERQVFDVRGGKDLQSLTSISDGLTIIIFQKDHAKDAREQGFSSTNFLFPDEESLTVPTDILFLDLPEHLSDLTRFLNENESFIRSIYTGFMEKGQAFFTAKPTREAFKWLYVYVKKYAPLHLREHEPVIAKYQGWSTDTIHFMLQVFTELEFVTLSGGKLVVNEHPLKQDLQASSTYRSYEEKREIEETLKYSTYQALKAFLFACMPDEKKQTEVLTDGL
- a CDS encoding adenine phosphoribosyltransferase, whose amino-acid sequence is MDYKKHIEIINDYPVKGVQFKDITPLMQNGEVYQKAIDEMAEYVKSKDVDVIAAPEARGFVVGCPIAYTLNKSFVPVRKSGKLPRMVVETNYGLEYGKASLAIHKDAINPGDRVLITDDLLATGGTIDATIQLVEELGGEVVGCAFLIELAYLEHGEKLKNYDVYSLMTYE